One genomic region from Reichenbachiella ulvae encodes:
- a CDS encoding GspE/PulE family protein: MKAFDIHSDSKLDSDLRQVIPKNVALGHQVIPKQIDKEHYQFYIHSKADEVATGRYLQVLLGKTVAFEPIDGEVIELALSKFYGNTDRTSQETKNFDKNNFLDQLIFEAIELKSSDIHVECYEHSARVRFRINGHLVERFNLGLDNYPELVNKIKIVARLDIAEKRLPQDGRINFSKGEIDLDLRVSVLPSLYGEKVVLRLLEKNSSAIHIEDLGLSSSELAVYRRVVTKPNGLILISGPTGSGKTTTLYATLKELNQEDVNIVTIEDPVEYTLPGINQVQLNEKIGLGFPQALRTFLRQDPDIVMVGEIRDVETAQMATRAALTGHLVFSTVHTNSALGIFNRLVEMGISEYLLADTLNAGIAQRLVRVLCESCKVEAKEEEFVGHIDGLKGHRIYKAVGCVECLGTGYTGRKALYEIIPNSPGLIHQIKDQSFNLNSHLGELGLATLQVNAINFLKEGKTSVEEVLPLLI; this comes from the coding sequence TTGAAAGCATTTGACATACATAGCGACAGCAAACTAGACTCTGATCTTAGGCAGGTGATTCCAAAAAATGTAGCCTTAGGCCATCAGGTTATACCCAAGCAAATTGATAAGGAGCACTATCAGTTCTATATTCATTCGAAGGCAGATGAGGTAGCGACAGGTCGGTACCTTCAAGTTTTGCTAGGGAAAACGGTTGCATTTGAACCCATAGATGGGGAAGTGATCGAATTGGCTTTGTCAAAGTTTTATGGCAATACAGATAGAACCAGTCAGGAGACTAAGAACTTTGACAAGAACAATTTTCTGGATCAGCTCATCTTTGAAGCCATAGAGCTCAAATCCAGTGACATTCATGTAGAATGCTATGAACATTCGGCGAGAGTACGCTTTCGTATCAATGGGCACCTGGTCGAGCGTTTCAATCTAGGGCTGGACAACTATCCCGAATTGGTCAACAAGATCAAGATCGTTGCACGGCTGGATATAGCAGAAAAGCGTCTGCCACAGGATGGCCGAATCAATTTCAGCAAAGGAGAGATAGATCTGGACCTTCGGGTTTCTGTCTTGCCTTCCCTCTATGGAGAGAAAGTGGTGCTTCGATTGCTGGAAAAGAATTCTTCTGCTATTCATATCGAGGACTTGGGTCTGAGTTCGAGCGAATTGGCTGTTTATCGCCGTGTGGTTACCAAACCGAACGGGTTGATATTGATCAGTGGCCCCACGGGTTCGGGTAAGACAACGACACTGTATGCGACACTCAAGGAGCTCAATCAGGAAGATGTCAATATCGTGACTATCGAAGATCCTGTAGAATACACCCTCCCAGGTATCAACCAGGTGCAGCTCAATGAAAAGATTGGATTGGGCTTTCCACAGGCATTGAGAACCTTCTTAAGGCAAGACCCTGACATTGTGATGGTAGGGGAGATCCGCGATGTAGAAACAGCACAGATGGCTACCAGGGCAGCCTTGACTGGTCACCTGGTATTTAGTACGGTGCATACCAACTCTGCCCTGGGGATTTTCAATCGTCTGGTGGAGATGGGGATATCCGAATACCTATTGGCAGATACACTCAATGCTGGGATTGCCCAGCGTCTGGTCCGGGTGCTTTGTGAATCTTGCAAAGTAGAAGCAAAGGAGGAAGAATTTGTCGGTCATATCGATGGCCTAAAAGGGCATCGAATCTACAAGGCAGTCGGGTGCGTGGAGTGTCTGGGTACAGGATATACCGGGCGAAAAGCCCTATATGAAATCATCCCGAATTCTCCTGGGTTGATCCATCAAATCAAAGATCAATCATTTAACTTAAATTCGCATTTGGGTGAATTAGGCCTGGCCACCCTTCAAGTCAATGCCATTAACTTTTTAAAAGAAGGTAAAACCTCTGTAGAGGAAGTATTACCCCTGTTGATATAG
- a CDS encoding prepilin peptidase, which produces MIAYLIVIGLVVVLAIQDMQHRQVSVWLLAVLGAATLWAAYSNHLIWIDMLLNAGYLLFLFALTGLYLLVTRRKPAQMIGKGDIVFLIVLLPLFSFEAFSYWLILSLLVSLIIHGLVQWLIRPKEPSIPLVTYLSLCLMFHLIPTLFESI; this is translated from the coding sequence TTGATTGCCTATTTGATAGTCATAGGGCTCGTAGTGGTATTGGCCATTCAGGATATGCAGCATCGACAGGTGAGCGTATGGTTACTTGCGGTATTAGGAGCGGCTACCTTATGGGCTGCCTATTCCAATCACTTGATTTGGATTGATATGCTATTGAATGCTGGCTACCTGCTGTTTCTTTTTGCTTTGACTGGCCTATATCTGTTGGTGACTCGTCGCAAGCCTGCACAGATGATTGGGAAAGGAGACATCGTATTTTTGATCGTTTTGCTTCCTTTGTTTTCATTTGAGGCTTTTTCTTACTGGTTGATTTTGTCTCTATTGGTCAGCTTGATTATCCATGGATTGGTGCAGTGGTTGATTCGACCTAAAGAACCATCCATTCCTTTGGTGACTTACCTTTCGCTTTGTCTTATGTTCCACCTGATACCAACCCTTTTTGAAAGCATTTGA
- a CDS encoding type IV pilin protein: protein MKVSRDPKLSAFTLSELLVVLVIIGVLILMALPSLMPLISKTRSLEAKQALKHVHTLQKTYFYEYARFGEDLNAIGFESERLSTDPDNPGNANYLIEIVESTPNTYMARATAVVDFDGDGQMNVWEVDQMGDIREVTRD from the coding sequence ATGAAAGTCAGTAGAGATCCTAAGTTATCGGCCTTTACCTTGTCGGAGTTGTTGGTGGTGTTGGTAATCATAGGTGTGCTTATTTTGATGGCGCTGCCTTCCCTGATGCCGTTGATATCCAAAACGAGAAGTTTAGAAGCCAAGCAGGCCCTCAAACATGTTCATACGCTCCAAAAGACCTATTTCTATGAATATGCGCGTTTCGGAGAAGATCTGAATGCCATTGGTTTTGAGAGTGAAAGACTTTCCACTGATCCAGACAATCCAGGCAATGCCAATTACCTGATCGAAATTGTAGAATCCACTCCCAATACCTATATGGCTCGAGCTACCGCAGTGGTAGATTTTGATGGGGATGGACAAATGAATGTTTGGGAGGTCGACCAAATGGGGGACATCCGTGAAGTGACAAGAGATTGA
- a CDS encoding type II secretion system F family protein, translated as MNLAELKKRTETNSRAKEAAAEEKKETIWNKDIALTPKFGNKEKAVFYQQLYVLLEAGVDINSSLNHLIKQSKKPYIKEMIKKVQEALQTGNSIQEAMEQTGDFSNYEVYSVRIGEESGKLLEVFANLSEYFEEKVAQKREIMSAISYPLLIINAAVAAVLFMIFFIIPVFEGIFTRFGGDLPYLTRQVLSVSYFFRENWLILLLLVVGLAVLISFLLKRDRPYEIMETVLYKVPYLGAFFYQTIMAKFSNSMALLLGANVPLVHALEMNKAMFKSPVLNRNIDEAIEALIKGENYSEVVERSKWFDENFKVFIRIGEESSKIGYFFKKLSGEYRAAIKHQTSILNTVLEPLLIIVLGGIVGVILVSMYLPMFEISTQMSFPD; from the coding sequence ATGAACCTGGCTGAATTAAAAAAAAGGACGGAGACCAATAGTCGGGCGAAGGAAGCTGCAGCAGAAGAAAAGAAGGAGACCATCTGGAACAAGGACATTGCGCTCACCCCTAAATTTGGGAACAAGGAGAAGGCGGTGTTCTATCAGCAGCTCTATGTGCTGCTAGAGGCGGGGGTAGATATCAACTCCAGCTTGAACCACCTGATCAAACAGAGCAAGAAGCCCTACATCAAAGAGATGATCAAAAAGGTGCAGGAGGCGCTGCAAACGGGTAATTCCATACAAGAGGCCATGGAGCAGACTGGGGACTTTAGCAACTACGAAGTGTATAGTGTACGCATAGGGGAAGAATCTGGGAAGTTGTTGGAGGTTTTTGCCAACCTGAGCGAGTACTTTGAAGAAAAGGTAGCACAGAAAAGGGAGATCATGTCGGCCATATCCTATCCTTTGCTCATCATCAATGCGGCAGTTGCTGCTGTGCTTTTCATGATCTTTTTTATCATTCCTGTGTTTGAGGGGATTTTTACCCGCTTTGGTGGGGATTTGCCTTATCTGACTCGACAGGTCTTGTCTGTGTCTTATTTCTTTAGAGAAAACTGGTTGATCCTATTGCTGTTGGTGGTGGGACTAGCTGTTTTGATCAGCTTTTTGCTCAAGCGAGACAGACCTTATGAAATCATGGAGACCGTTTTGTACAAAGTCCCTTATCTGGGCGCCTTCTTTTATCAAACGATCATGGCGAAGTTTAGTAATAGCATGGCACTGCTGCTGGGCGCCAATGTGCCATTGGTACATGCATTGGAAATGAACAAGGCCATGTTTAAAAGTCCAGTGCTCAATCGTAACATCGATGAGGCCATAGAGGCGCTGATCAAAGGAGAAAACTACAGTGAAGTAGTAGAGCGCAGCAAGTGGTTCGATGAGAATTTCAAAGTGTTTATCAGGATAGGAGAGGAGAGTAGTAAGATTGGGTATTTCTTCAAAAAACTATCTGGAGAGTACCGAGCTGCGATCAAGCATCAAACTTCAATTTTGAATACGGTGTTGGAACCTCTTCTGATCATAGTACTGGGTGGAATTGTAGGGGTGATACTGGTGTCGATGTATCTGCCTATGTTTGAGATTTCTACACAAATGTCTTTTCCTGATTAA
- a CDS encoding prepilin-type N-terminal cleavage/methylation domain-containing protein, which yields MNKWKAFTLVEMMVVLLLSSLLLTAASAIYLNVLDYHHRLRKRIDHTNAYYRLKYYLERDTQRSASYELKGDELQLGKETHYQFGADTVFREWKGNRDFFLIGGQCQEQAGSLQVNFTLYQQSITLPLKSKSSYRQIWKSKNK from the coding sequence ATGAATAAGTGGAAAGCATTTACGTTGGTGGAGATGATGGTGGTACTGCTGCTGTCATCGCTGCTGCTGACCGCTGCTTCGGCGATCTATCTCAATGTGCTGGACTATCATCACAGATTGAGAAAGCGCATCGATCATACCAATGCCTACTACCGACTGAAATACTATCTGGAGCGCGATACCCAGCGTAGCGCCTCCTATGAGCTGAAGGGGGATGAATTGCAATTGGGGAAGGAAACCCACTATCAGTTTGGCGCAGATACGGTGTTTCGTGAGTGGAAAGGAAACCGTGACTTTTTCTTGATTGGAGGGCAGTGCCAGGAGCAGGCCGGATCCTTGCAAGTGAATTTTACTTTGTATCAGCAATCCATTACTTTGCCACTGAAATCGAAATCTTCCTATCGTCAAATCTGGAAAAGCAAAAACAAATGA
- a CDS encoding IS110 family transposase codes for MKVVGIDISKRTFDVSFKSEGKWFYKVFPNTSKGFTKLLQLLEDQDKCVMEASGPYYLPLALFLDKKGVFVSVENPLVIKRFSQMKLIRAKTDKKDARTIAEYASIHPLKQWTDKSKTIIKMQQILTAIDGFKKQLTMVRNQKEAFDSTKLVDTTLRKSLESLQRHIQKQIDKLEAYLTDYAQKEYAATMEKLTSIPGIGQNAAIILVLLTEDFTKFENYKQLIAYVGMSPRIYQSGTSVRGKGRICKMGNSQVRKVLYMCSWSAKRYNQACIDMYHRLAEKGKNERVIKIALANKLLKQCFAIAKGESLYQKNYQPIACI; via the coding sequence ATGAAAGTAGTAGGAATAGATATCTCCAAAAGGACTTTTGATGTAAGTTTCAAGAGCGAGGGTAAATGGTTTTACAAGGTGTTTCCCAATACAAGTAAAGGCTTTACCAAGTTGTTGCAGTTATTAGAAGACCAGGACAAATGTGTTATGGAAGCCTCCGGTCCGTATTACCTCCCATTAGCACTTTTTCTAGACAAAAAAGGGGTGTTCGTCTCTGTAGAAAATCCATTGGTTATCAAACGGTTTTCTCAAATGAAACTAATAAGGGCAAAGACCGATAAGAAAGACGCACGCACCATCGCTGAATACGCCTCTATCCACCCGTTGAAACAATGGACAGATAAGTCTAAGACCATTATCAAGATGCAGCAGATATTGACTGCTATAGACGGCTTTAAGAAGCAGCTTACCATGGTAAGGAACCAGAAAGAAGCCTTTGACAGCACAAAGCTTGTGGATACAACCCTCAGAAAGAGCCTGGAGTCATTGCAGAGACACATCCAAAAACAAATAGACAAACTAGAAGCTTATCTGACAGATTATGCTCAAAAGGAGTATGCAGCAACCATGGAGAAGCTAACCTCTATTCCAGGAATAGGGCAAAATGCAGCCATTATACTAGTTCTCCTCACCGAAGACTTTACCAAGTTTGAAAATTACAAACAACTGATTGCCTATGTAGGCATGAGTCCCAGGATCTATCAATCCGGCACTTCGGTGAGGGGGAAAGGACGTATTTGCAAAATGGGTAACTCTCAGGTACGAAAGGTTCTTTACATGTGTTCTTGGTCTGCTAAAAGGTACAATCAAGCCTGTATTGACATGTACCATAGGCTCGCAGAAAAGGGGAAGAACGAAAGAGTGATAAAAATAGCGCTTGCTAATAAACTTCTTAAGCAGTGTTTTGCTATCGCTAAAGGCGAAAGTCTTTATCAAAAAAACTATCAGCCTATTGCTTGCATTTAA
- a CDS encoding toxin-antitoxin system YwqK family antitoxin, whose protein sequence is MSKMTFSVLLLGMGWMLIQSCKTKQVQPTEDFSFKHYQSITLDHGDSLVKFHISENPEDIETDFSKDYYWFKVDRIGHSQGQYTGKLLDGSYEVIDQKDKSLMRKGEFTEGLQSGQWIEWYPGGEVIRAAYEYAEGEKEGSFLKQNPTGSPLMKGSYSKDQLNGKVDYYQSDTLQWTIRYRMGVPQDTIQ, encoded by the coding sequence ATGAGTAAAATGACATTCTCTGTACTGCTGCTGGGGATGGGGTGGATGCTGATCCAGTCCTGCAAGACCAAGCAAGTGCAACCGACCGAAGATTTTAGTTTCAAGCATTACCAGAGCATCACCCTGGATCATGGGGATTCGCTGGTCAAGTTTCATATCTCCGAAAACCCTGAGGACATCGAGACCGATTTCAGCAAGGACTACTATTGGTTCAAGGTGGATCGCATAGGCCATAGCCAGGGGCAGTATACGGGCAAGTTGCTGGATGGAAGCTACGAGGTAATCGATCAAAAGGACAAGTCCCTGATGCGAAAAGGGGAGTTTACAGAAGGCCTCCAGTCCGGCCAGTGGATCGAGTGGTACCCAGGTGGCGAGGTGATCCGAGCTGCCTATGAGTATGCAGAAGGAGAAAAGGAAGGGAGCTTTCTCAAACAAAACCCTACAGGCAGTCCGCTGATGAAGGGGAGCTACAGCAAGGACCAACTCAATGGCAAGGTAGACTACTACCAGTCCGATACACTCCAGTGGACGATCCGTTATCGCATGGGAGTGCCACAGGATACGATACAGTAG